One segment of Macrotis lagotis isolate mMagLag1 chromosome 1, bilby.v1.9.chrom.fasta, whole genome shotgun sequence DNA contains the following:
- the SNX21 gene encoding sorting nexin-21, producing the protein MASRFLHRLRHALALTGEGPGDPGPGPEAEEFPESSELEEDDTEGLSTRLSGTLSFTSTEEEEDEEEEEEEGDPLGSGAALSRRLKSSAEDGAGEDGDRSPPSDGPRGSNLLTRQLQDFWKKSKSNLVPQRLLFEVTSANVINEPPSKYVLYTIALIGPGPKEHVPAQISRRYSDFERLHRQLRQQFRGPMAAISFPRKRLRRNFTAETIARRSRAFEQFLGHLQAVPELRQAPHLQDFFILPELQRAQRLTCTGLYREALGLWTNAWRLQSQLNITTAHRTLLTLVGLAVCHQELEQPSEARLSCEQALQLLGTSDSHPLLGPFLEAHVRLSWRLGIDKRQSEAQLQALQEAGLTPTPPPSLKELLIREALD; encoded by the exons ATGGCCTCCCGCTTTCTGCACCGCCTGAGGCACGCCCTGGCCCTCACGGGAGAGGGCCCCGGAGACCCAGGCCCAGGCCCGGAGGCCGAGGAATTCCCGGAGAGCTCGGAACTCGAGGAAGATGACACCGAGGGCTTATCCACCCGCCTCAGTGGCACCTTGAGCTTCACCAGCACCGAagaggaggaggacgaggaggaagaggaggaagagggagatcCCCTGGGATCAGGCGCTGCTCTTAGCCGAAGACTGAAGAGTTCTGCAGAGGATGGCGCTGGGGAGGATGGAG ATCGGAGTCCCCCTTCAGATGGTCCCCGAGGCAGTAACCTCTTGACAAGGCAACTACAGGACTTCTGGAAAAAGTCAAAAAGTAACCTGGTACCCCAGCGGCTGCTCTTTGAAGTGACCAGTGCCAATGTCATCAATGAGCCACCCTCCAAGTACGTG CTCTACACCATCGCCCTGATAGGTCCTGGGCCAAAGGAACATGTGCCAGCCCAGATTTCTCGGCGCTACTCTGACTTTGAACGACTACACCGGCAACTTCGGCAGCAATTCCGTGGTCCCATGGCTGCAATATCCTTTCCCCGAAAACGCCTACGGAGGAATTTTACTGCTGAGACTATTGCCCGCCGCAGCCGGGCCTTTGAACAATTCCTGGGGCACCTGCAGGCTGTGCCTGAGCTCCGTCAGGCACCCCACCTCCAGGACTTCTTCATTCTACCTGAGCTTCAACGGGCACAAAGGCTTACTTGCACTGGTCTCTACCGGGAGGCTCTAGGGCTCTGGACTAATGCTTGGCGCCTGCAGAGCCAACTAAACATCACTACAGCCCATCGGACGCTATTGACTCTGGTAGGCCTGGCTGTGTGCCACCAAGAGCTGGAGCAACCCAGTGAAGCTCGACTGAGTTGTGAGCAGGCACTGCAGCTGCTGGGAACTAGTGATTCCCATCCCCTGCTGGGACCTTTTCTTGAGGCTCACGTTCGCCTCTCCTGGAGACTAGGCATTGACAAGCGCCAGTCAGAGGCCCAGCTCCAGGCCCTGCAAGAAGCTGGCCTTACTCCCACTCCACCCCCCAGCCTCAAGGAACTGCTCATCAGGGAGGCTTTGGACTGA
- the UBE2C gene encoding ubiquitin-conjugating enzyme E2 C isoform X1, which produces MASQNRDPAASAASRKGTEPGAGGARGSVGKRLQQELMTLMMSGDKGISAFPESDNLFKWVGTIHGAAGTVYEDLRYKLSLEFPSGYPYNAPTVKFVTPCYHPNVDTQGNICLDILKDKWSALYDVRTILLSIQSLLGEPNIDSPLNTHAAELWTNPTGESSTEMGIPTKVSLEVLEWKKSFPVWIQFLVLENI; this is translated from the exons ATGGCCTCTCAGAACCGCGACCCGGCCGCCAGCGCCGCCTCCCGTAAGGGGACCGAGCCCGGGGCGGGCGGCGCCCGCGGGTCCGTGGGCAAGAG GCTGCAGCAGGAACTGATGACCCTGATG ATGTCTGGAGACAAAGGGATTTCTGCCTTTCCAGAGTCAGACAATCTCTTCAAATGGGTTGGGACCATCCACGGGGCCGCCGGGACG GTATATGAAGACCTAAGATACAAACTCTCCCTGGAATTCCCCAGTGGCTACCCATATAATGCTCCCACCGTGAAATTTGTCACACCTTGTTACCATCCTAATGTGGACACTCAAGGCAATATCTGTTTGGACATCCTCAAGGACAAGTGGTCAGCCCTGTATGATGTCAGGACCATCCTACTATCTATCCAGAGCCTGCTGGGAG AACCCAACATTGACAGCCCATTGAACACACATGCTGCTGAACTTTGGACAAACCCCACAGGTGAGTCTTCCACTGAAATGGGAATTCCAACAAAGGTTTCCCTAGAGGTTTTAGAATGGAAAAAATCCTTCCCTGTATGGATTCAATTCCTTGTTCTTGAGAACATTTAG
- the LOC141505410 gene encoding regulator of G-protein signaling 9-binding protein-like: MRGAGPGERGPPAAECRAAYEALHRLTVSYRQLVLGLGGSADGRRLRRALEESGRRGLELSLGLRNQLLAELAEPEGRQEEEVKMELERIWVLCLSALEIFLQDLGRAHDLSQLFPLPSPASGTQLVNTGVTSFGPKGWSLRRPSGKVSERAGELPEELARWGQRLEEMLLELETKVNVPVWSVEATVGGPGAEEASPEGSVGRSPPACCAPAPLRLQSHCIVA; the protein is encoded by the exons ATGCGGGGCGCGGGCCCGGGGGAGCGGGGCCCGCCCGCGGCCGAGTGCAGGGCGGCCTACGAAGCGCTGCACAGGCTGACCGTCAGCTACAGGCAGCTGGTCCTGGGCCTGGGCGGCTCGGCCGACGGCCGGAGGCTGCGCCGGGCCCTGGAGGAGAGCGGCCGCAGGGGCCTCGAGCTGAGTCTGG gcctgcGGAACCAGCTTTTGGCCGAGCTTGCAGAACCAGAGGGCAGGCAGGAGGAAGAGGTGAAGATGGAGCTGGAGAGGATATGGGTGCTATGTCTGTCAGCCCTGGAAATTTTCCTGCAGGATCTGGGTCGGGCCCATGACCTCAGCCAGCTTTTCCCCTTGCCATCTCCGGCCTCAGGGACCCAGTTGGTCAATACCGGAGTTACATCCTTTGGGCCCAAGGGCTGGAGCCTGAGACGGCCCAGTGGAAAGGTTTCTGAAAGAGCAGGGGAGCTGCCTGAAGAGCTGGCCCGATGGGGGCAGCGCCTAGAAGAGATGCTCTTGGAGCTGGAGACCAAGGTCAATGTACCAGTATGGAGCGTGGAGGCCACCGTGGGTGGTCCAGGAGCTGAAGAAGCCAGTCCTGAGGGCTCAGTGGGGAGGAGTCCTCCTGCATGCTGTGCCCCGGCTCCACTCAGACTTCAGTCTCATTGTATAGTGGCCTGA
- the TNNC2 gene encoding troponin C, skeletal muscle: protein MTDQQAEARSFLSEEMIAEFKAAFDMFDADGGGDISTKELGTVMRMLGQTPTKEELDAIIEEVDEDGSGTIDFEEFLVMMVRQMKEDAKGKSEEELAECFRIFDRNADGYIDAEELVEIFRASGEHVTDEEIESLMKDGDKNNDGRIDFDEFLKMMEGVQ, encoded by the exons ATG ACGGACCAGCAGGCAGAAGCCCGGTCCTTCCTCAGCGAGGAAATGATTGCAG AGTTCAAAGCTGCCTTCGACATGTTTGATGCTGATGGTGGTGGTGACATCAGTACCAAGGAATTGGGTACAGTGATGCGGATGTTGGGCCAGACACCCACCAAAGAGGAGTTGGATGCCATCATAGAGGAGGTGGATGAAGATG GCAGCGGCACCATTGACTTTGAAGAGTTCTTGGTCATGATGGTGCGACAGATGAAGGAGGATGCGAAAGGAAAGAGTGAGGAGGAGCTGGCTGAATGTTTCCGTATCTTTGACAG GAATGCTGATGGCTATATTGATGCTGAGGAGCTAGTGGAGATCTTCCGGGCTTCAGGAGAGCATGTGACTGATGAAGAGATTGAGTCCTTAATGAAGGATGGAGACAAGAACAATGATGGCCGAATTGACTTTGATG AGTTCCTGAAGATGATGGAGGGTGTGCAGTAA
- the UBE2C gene encoding ubiquitin-conjugating enzyme E2 C isoform X2, giving the protein MASQNRDPAASAASRKGTEPGAGGARGSVGKRLQQELMTLMMSGDKGISAFPESDNLFKWVGTIHGAAGTVYEDLRYKLSLEFPSGYPYNAPTVKFVTPCYHPNVDTQGNICLDILKDKWSALYDVRTILLSIQSLLGEPNIDSPLNTHAAELWTNPTAFKKYLLETYMKQVASQEP; this is encoded by the exons ATGGCCTCTCAGAACCGCGACCCGGCCGCCAGCGCCGCCTCCCGTAAGGGGACCGAGCCCGGGGCGGGCGGCGCCCGCGGGTCCGTGGGCAAGAG GCTGCAGCAGGAACTGATGACCCTGATG ATGTCTGGAGACAAAGGGATTTCTGCCTTTCCAGAGTCAGACAATCTCTTCAAATGGGTTGGGACCATCCACGGGGCCGCCGGGACG GTATATGAAGACCTAAGATACAAACTCTCCCTGGAATTCCCCAGTGGCTACCCATATAATGCTCCCACCGTGAAATTTGTCACACCTTGTTACCATCCTAATGTGGACACTCAAGGCAATATCTGTTTGGACATCCTCAAGGACAAGTGGTCAGCCCTGTATGATGTCAGGACCATCCTACTATCTATCCAGAGCCTGCTGGGAG AACCCAACATTGACAGCCCATTGAACACACATGCTGCTGAACTTTGGACAAACCCCACAG CCTTTAAAAAGTACCTGCTGGAAACCTACATGAAGCAGGTGGCTAGCCAAGAGCCCTGA